One region of Oncorhynchus keta strain PuntledgeMale-10-30-2019 chromosome 24, Oket_V2, whole genome shotgun sequence genomic DNA includes:
- the LOC127911296 gene encoding uncharacterized protein LOC127911296 isoform X49: MPSHSDHRFIIDWDSGDVERDNTTRTVVKAPVGGGKRQDRDTNQNTRPGEVNFLSDSDKETKPNPVSDHQTKGTVPVKLIPDQFTDTPVIVADTHPVQVHIEASVQDSEYKAVEPSSIYDLVKASNMSGTQESPGPNDDTDPEPRVVQKAFSTTTTTTTESPTAAQLADPEREVTESPTAAQLADPEREVTESPTAAQLADPEREVTESPTAAQLADPEREVTESPTAAQLADPEREVTESPTAAQLADPEREVTESPTAAQLADPEVTESPTAAQLADPEVTESPTAAQLADPEVTESPTAAQLADPEVTESPTAAQLADPEVTESPTAAQLADPEVTESPTAAQLADPEVTESPTAAQLADPEVTESPTAAQLADPEVTEEDIEALNKKKEKRMKDRKQKQKKKKEKQTGPEQTGPEQTGPEQTGPEQTGPEQTGPTQNRLVQNRLVQNRLVQNRLVLPQNRLVQNRLVQNRLVQNRLVLPQNRLVQNRLVQNRLVQNRLVQNRLVQNRLVQNRLVQNRLVQNRLVQNRLVLPQNRLVQNRLAQNRLVQNRLVQNRLVQNRLVLPQNRLVQNRLVQNRLVQNRLVQNRLVQNRLVQNRLVQNRLVQNRLVQNRLVQNRLVQNRLVQNRLVQNRLVQNRLVQNRLVQNRLVQNRLVQNRLVQNRLVQNRLVQNRLVQNRLVQNRLVQNRLVQNRLVQNRLVQNRLVQNRLVQNRLVLSQNGQRCQLLGLPQNHRQNHRQHHKQNHRQNHRQNHRQNHRQNHGQRCQLLGLPQNYRQNHRQNHRQNHRQRCQLLGPPRNHRQAGWLLSDPSLSPTNRTQYRELQNPDLWSLWSLWSLL; the protein is encoded by the exons ATGCCATCTCATAGTGACCATCGCTTCATTATAGACTGGGATAGTGGGGATGTTGAGAGAGACAACACCACGAGGACTGTCGTTAAAGCCCCTGTTGGTGGGGGAAaaagacaggacagagatacaaaCCAAAACACCAGACCAGGAGAAGTCAACTTCCTGTCTGATTCAGACAAGGAGACCAAACCTAACCCAGTCTCAGACCACCAGACCAAAGGTACTGTCCCTGTCAAACTGATCCCAGACCAGTTCACAGACACTCCTGTCATAGTGGCTGACACTCACCCCGTTCAGGTCCATATCGAAGCCTCTGTACAGGATTCAGAATACAAGGCGGTTGAGCCGTCCTCGATTTATGACTTGGTCAAAGCCAGCAACATGAGTGGAACTCAGGAGAGTCCTGGTCCCAATGACGACACTGATCCTGAGCCTCGTGTGGTCCAGAAGGCCttcagtacaacaacaacaaccaccacagaaagccccacagcagcacaactagctgacccagagagagaggtcacagaaAGCCCCACGGCAGCACAACTAgctgacccagagagagaggtcacagaaAGCCCcacagcagcacaactagctgacccagagagagaggtcacagaaAGCCCCACGGCAGCACAACTAgctgacccagagagagaggtcacagaaAGCCCCACGGCAGCACAACTAgctgacccagagagagag GTCACAGAAAGCCCcacagcagcacaactagctgacccagagagagag GTCACAGAAAGCCCcacagcagcacaactagctgACCCAGAGGTCACAGAAAGCCCCACGGCAGCACAACTAGCTGACCCAGAGGTCACAGAAAGCCCcacagcagcacaactagctgACCCAGAGGTCACAGAAAGCCCCACGGCAGCACAACTAGCTGACCCAGAGGTCACAGAAAGCCCcacagcagcacaactagctgACCCAGAGGTCACAGAAAGCCCcacagcagcacaactagctgACCCAGAGGTCACAGAAAGCCCcacagcagcacaactagctgACCCAGAGGTCACAGAAAGCCCcacagcagcacaactagctgACCCAGAGGTCACAGAAAGCCCcacagcagcacaactagctgACCCAGAGGTCACAGAGGAGGATATTGAGGCCTTGAacaagaagaaagagaagaggatgaaagacaggaaacaaAAGCAGAAGAAAAAGAAGGAAAAACAGACTGGTCCAGAACAGACTGGTCCAGAACAGACTGGTCCAGAACAGACTGGTCCAGAACAGACTGGTCCAGAACAGACTGGTCCTACCCAGAACAGATTGGTCCAGAACAGACTGGTTCAGAACAGACTGGTCCAGAACAGACTGGTCCTACCCCAGAACAGATTGGTCCAGAACAGACTGGTTCAGAACAGACTGGTCCAGAACAGACTGGTCCTACCCCAGAACAGATTGGTCCAGAACAGACTGGTCCAGAACAGACTGGTCCAGAACAGATTGGTCCAGAACAGACTGGTCCAGAACAGACTGGTCCAGAACAGACTGGTCCAGAACAGATTGGTCCAGAACAGACTGGTCCAGAACAGACTGGTCCTACCCCAGAACAGACTGGTCCAGAACAGACTGGCCCAGAACAGACTGGTCCAGAACAGACTGGTCCAGAACAGACTGGTCCAGAACAGACTGGTCCTACCCCAGAACAGACTGGTCCAGAACAGATTGGTCCAGAACAGATTGGTCCAGAACAGACTGGTCCAGAACAGACTGGTCCAGAACAGATTGGTCCAGAACAGACTGGTCCAGAACAGACTGGTCCAGAACAGATTGGTCCAGAACAGACTGGTCCAGAACAGACTGGTCCAGAACAGATTGGTCCAGAACAGATTGGTCCAGAACAGACTGGTCCAGAACAGACTGGTCCAGAACAGACTGGTCCAGAACAGATTGGTCCAGAACAGACTGGTCCAGAACAGATTGGTCCAGAACAGATTGGTCCAGAACAGACTGGTCCAGAACAGATTGGTCCAGAACAGACTGGTCCAGAACAGACTGGTCCAGAACAGATTGGTCCAGAACAGACTGGTCCAGAACAGACTGGTCCAGAACAGATTGGTCCAGAACAGATTGGTCCAGAACAGACTGGTCCTATCCCAGAACGGACAGAGATGTCAGTTACTGGGTCTACCACAGAACCACAGACAGAaccacagacagcaccacaaACAGAACCACAGACAGAACCACAGACAGAACCACAGACAGAACCACAGACAGAACCACGGACAGAGATGTCAGTTACTGGGTCTACCACAGAACTACAGACAGAACCACAGACAGAACCACAGACagaaccacagacagagatgTCAGTTACTGGGTCCACCACGGAACCACAGACAGGCTGGTTGGCTGCTCTCAGATCCCTCTCTCAGTCCGACCAACAGAACACAGTACAGAGAACTCCAGAACCCAG
- the LOC127911296 gene encoding uncharacterized protein LOC127911296 isoform X47, which translates to MPSHSDHRFIIDWDSGDVERDNTTRTVVKAPVGGGKRQDRDTNQNTRPGEVNFLSDSDKETKPNPVSDHQTKGTVPVKLIPDQFTDTPVIVADTHPVQVHIEASVQDSEYKAVEPSSIYDLVKASNMSGTQESPGPNDDTDPEPRVVQKAFSTTTTTTTESPTAAQLADPEREVTESPTAAQLADPEREVTESPTAAQLADPEREVTESPTAAQLADPEREVTESPTAAQLADPEREVTESPTAAQLADPEREVTESPTAAQLADPEREVTESPTAAQLADPEVTESPTAAQLADPEVTESPTAAQLADPEVTESPTAAQLADPEVTESPTAAQLADPEVTESPTAAQLADPEVTESPTAAQLADPEVTESPTAAQLADPEVTESPTAAQLADPEVTEEDIEALNKKKEKRMKDRKQKQKKKKEKQTGPEQTGPEQTGPEQTGPEQTGPEQTGPTQNRLVQNRLVQNRLVQNRLVLPQNRLVQNRLVQNRLVQNRLVLPQNRLVQNRLVQNRLVQNRLVQNRLVQNRLVQNRLVQNRLVQNRLVQNRLVLPQNRLVQNRLAQNRLVQNRLVQNRLVQNRLVLPQNRLVQNRLVQNRLVQNRLVQNRLVQNRLVQNRLVQNRLVQNRLVQNRLVQNRLVQNRLVQNRLVQNRLVQNRLVQNRLVQNRLVQNRLVQNRLVQNRLVQNRLVQNRLVQNRLVQNRLVQNRLVQNRLVQNRLVQNRLVQNRLVQNRLVLSQNGQRCQLLGLPQNHRQNHRQHHKQNHRQNHRQNHRQNHRQNHGQRCQLLGLPQNYRQNHRQNHRQNHRQRCQLLGPPRNHRQAGWLLSDPSLSPTNRTQYRELQNPDLWSLWSLWSLL; encoded by the exons ATGCCATCTCATAGTGACCATCGCTTCATTATAGACTGGGATAGTGGGGATGTTGAGAGAGACAACACCACGAGGACTGTCGTTAAAGCCCCTGTTGGTGGGGGAAaaagacaggacagagatacaaaCCAAAACACCAGACCAGGAGAAGTCAACTTCCTGTCTGATTCAGACAAGGAGACCAAACCTAACCCAGTCTCAGACCACCAGACCAAAGGTACTGTCCCTGTCAAACTGATCCCAGACCAGTTCACAGACACTCCTGTCATAGTGGCTGACACTCACCCCGTTCAGGTCCATATCGAAGCCTCTGTACAGGATTCAGAATACAAGGCGGTTGAGCCGTCCTCGATTTATGACTTGGTCAAAGCCAGCAACATGAGTGGAACTCAGGAGAGTCCTGGTCCCAATGACGACACTGATCCTGAGCCTCGTGTGGTCCAGAAGGCCttcagtacaacaacaacaaccaccacagaaagccccacagcagcacaactagctgacccagagagagaggtcacagaaAGCCCCACGGCAGCACAACTAgctgacccagagagagaggtcacagaaAGCCCcacagcagcacaactagctgacccagagagagaggtcacagaaAGCCCCACGGCAGCACAACTAgctgacccagagagagaggtcacagaaAGCCCCACGGCAGCACAACTAgctgacccagagagagaggtcacagaaAGCCCCACGGCAGCACAACTAgctgacccagagagagag GTCACAGAAAGCCCcacagcagcacaactagctgacccagagagagag GTCACAGAAAGCCCcacagcagcacaactagctgACCCAGAGGTCACAGAAAGCCCCACGGCAGCACAACTAGCTGACCCAGAGGTCACAGAAAGCCCcacagcagcacaactagctgACCCAGAGGTCACAGAAAGCCCCACGGCAGCACAACTAGCTGACCCAGAGGTCACAGAAAGCCCcacagcagcacaactagctgACCCAGAGGTCACAGAAAGCCCcacagcagcacaactagctgACCCAGAGGTCACAGAAAGCCCcacagcagcacaactagctgACCCAGAGGTCACAGAAAGCCCcacagcagcacaactagctgACCCAGAGGTCACAGAAAGCCCcacagcagcacaactagctgACCCAGAGGTCACAGAGGAGGATATTGAGGCCTTGAacaagaagaaagagaagaggatgaaagacaggaaacaaAAGCAGAAGAAAAAGAAGGAAAAACAGACTGGTCCAGAACAGACTGGTCCAGAACAGACTGGTCCAGAACAGACTGGTCCAGAACAGACTGGTCCAGAACAGACTGGTCCTACCCAGAACAGATTGGTCCAGAACAGACTGGTTCAGAACAGACTGGTCCAGAACAGACTGGTCCTACCCCAGAACAGATTGGTCCAGAACAGACTGGTTCAGAACAGACTGGTCCAGAACAGACTGGTCCTACCCCAGAACAGATTGGTCCAGAACAGACTGGTCCAGAACAGACTGGTCCAGAACAGATTGGTCCAGAACAGACTGGTCCAGAACAGACTGGTCCAGAACAGACTGGTCCAGAACAGATTGGTCCAGAACAGACTGGTCCAGAACAGACTGGTCCTACCCCAGAACAGACTGGTCCAGAACAGACTGGCCCAGAACAGACTGGTCCAGAACAGACTGGTCCAGAACAGACTGGTCCAGAACAGACTGGTCCTACCCCAGAACAGACTGGTCCAGAACAGATTGGTCCAGAACAGATTGGTCCAGAACAGACTGGTCCAGAACAGACTGGTCCAGAACAGATTGGTCCAGAACAGACTGGTCCAGAACAGACTGGTCCAGAACAGATTGGTCCAGAACAGACTGGTCCAGAACAGACTGGTCCAGAACAGATTGGTCCAGAACAGATTGGTCCAGAACAGACTGGTCCAGAACAGACTGGTCCAGAACAGACTGGTCCAGAACAGATTGGTCCAGAACAGACTGGTCCAGAACAGATTGGTCCAGAACAGATTGGTCCAGAACAGACTGGTCCAGAACAGATTGGTCCAGAACAGACTGGTCCAGAACAGACTGGTCCAGAACAGATTGGTCCAGAACAGACTGGTCCAGAACAGACTGGTCCAGAACAGATTGGTCCAGAACAGATTGGTCCAGAACAGACTGGTCCTATCCCAGAACGGACAGAGATGTCAGTTACTGGGTCTACCACAGAACCACAGACAGAaccacagacagcaccacaaACAGAACCACAGACAGAACCACAGACAGAACCACAGACAGAACCACAGACAGAACCACGGACAGAGATGTCAGTTACTGGGTCTACCACAGAACTACAGACAGAACCACAGACAGAACCACAGACagaaccacagacagagatgTCAGTTACTGGGTCCACCACGGAACCACAGACAGGCTGGTTGGCTGCTCTCAGATCCCTCTCTCAGTCCGACCAACAGAACACAGTACAGAGAACTCCAGAACCCAG
- the LOC127911296 gene encoding proline-rich protein 36-like isoform X16, whose product MPSHSDHRFIIDWDSGDVERDNTTRTVVKAPVGGGKRQDRDTNQNTRPGEVNFLSDSDKETKPNPVSDHQTKGTVPVKLIPDQFTDTPVIVADTHPVQVHIEASVQDSEYKAVEPSSIYDLVKASNMSGTQESPGPNDDTDPEPRVVQKAFSTTTTTTTESPTAAQLADPEREVTESPTAAQLADPEREVTESPTAAQLADPEREVTESPTAAQLADPEREVTESPTAAQLADPEREVTESPTAAQLADPEREVTESPTAAQLADPEVTESPTAAQLADPEREVTESPTAAQLADPEREVTESPTAAQLADPEREVTESPTAAQLADPEREVTESPTAAQLADPEREVTESPTAAQLADPEREVTESPTAAQLADPEREVTESPTAAQLADPEREVTESPTAAQLADPEREVTESPTAAQLADPEVTESPTAAQLADPEVTESPTAAQLADPEVTESPTAAQLADPEVTESPTAAQLADPEVTESPTAAQLADPEVTESPTAAQLADPEVTESPTAAQLADPEVTESPTAAQLADPEVTESPTAAQLADPEVTEEDIEALNKKKEKRMKDRKQKQKKKKEKQTGPEQTGPEQTGPEQTGPEQTGPEQTGPTQNRLVQNRLVQNRLVQNRLVLPQNRLVQNRLVQNRLVQNRLVLPQNRLVQNRLVQNRLVQNRLVQNRLVQNRLVQNRLVQNRLVQNRLVQNRLVLPQNRLVQNRLAQNRLVQNRLVQNRLVQNRLVLPQNRLVQNRLVQNRLVQNRLVQNRLVQNRLVQNRLVQNRLVQNRLVQNRLVQNRLVQNRLVQNRLVQNRLVQNRLVQNRLVQNRLVQNRLVQNRLVQNRLVQNRLVQNRLVQNRLVQNRLVQNRLVQNRLVQNRLVQNRLVQNRLVQNRLVLSQNGQRCQLLGLPQNHRQNHRQHHKQNHRQNHRQNHRQNHRQNHGQRCQLLGLPQNYRQNHRQNHRQNHRQRCQLLGPPRNHRQAGWLLSDPSLSPTNRTQYRELQNPDLWSLWSLWSLL is encoded by the exons ATGCCATCTCATAGTGACCATCGCTTCATTATAGACTGGGATAGTGGGGATGTTGAGAGAGACAACACCACGAGGACTGTCGTTAAAGCCCCTGTTGGTGGGGGAAaaagacaggacagagatacaaaCCAAAACACCAGACCAGGAGAAGTCAACTTCCTGTCTGATTCAGACAAGGAGACCAAACCTAACCCAGTCTCAGACCACCAGACCAAAGGTACTGTCCCTGTCAAACTGATCCCAGACCAGTTCACAGACACTCCTGTCATAGTGGCTGACACTCACCCCGTTCAGGTCCATATCGAAGCCTCTGTACAGGATTCAGAATACAAGGCGGTTGAGCCGTCCTCGATTTATGACTTGGTCAAAGCCAGCAACATGAGTGGAACTCAGGAGAGTCCTGGTCCCAATGACGACACTGATCCTGAGCCTCGTGTGGTCCAGAAGGCCttcagtacaacaacaacaaccaccacagaaagccccacagcagcacaactagctgacccagagagagaggtcacagaaAGCCCCACGGCAGCACAACTAgctgacccagagagagaggtcacagaaAGCCCcacagcagcacaactagctgacccagagagagaggtcacagaaAGCCCCACGGCAGCACAACTAgctgacccagagagagaggtcacagaaAGCCCCACGGCAGCACAACTAgctgacccagagagagaggtcacagaaAGCCCCACGGCAGCACAACTAgctgacccagagagagaggtcacagaaAGCCCCACGGCAGCACAACTAGCTGACCCAGAGGTCACAGAAAGCCCcacagcagcacaactagctgacccagagagagaggtcacagaaAGCCCCACGGCAGCACAACTAgctgacccagagagagaggtcacagaaAGCCCCACGGCAGCACAACTAgctgacccagagagagaggtcacagaaAGCCCCACGGCAGCACAACTAgctgacccagagagagaggtcacagaaAGCCCCACGGCAGCACAACTAGCTGACCCAGAG agagaggtcacagaaAGCCCCACGGCAGCACAACTAgctgacccagagagagag gtcacagaaAGCCCCACGGCAGCACAACTAgctgacccagagagagaggtcacagaaAGCCCcacagcagcacaactagctgacccagagagagaggtcacagaaAGCCCcacagcagcacaactagctgacccagagagagaggtcacagaaAGCCCcacagcagcacaactagctgACCCAGAGGTCACAGAAAGCCCcacagcagcacaactagctgACCCAGAGGTCACAGAAAGCCCCACGGCAGCACAACTAGCTGACCCAGAGGTCACAGAAAGCCCcacagcagcacaactagctgACCCAGAGGTCACAGAAAGCCCCACGGCAGCACAACTAGCTGACCCAGAGGTCACAGAAAGCCCcacagcagcacaactagctgACCCAGAGGTCACAGAAAGCCCcacagcagcacaactagctgACCCAGAGGTCACAGAAAGCCCcacagcagcacaactagctgACCCAGAGGTCACAGAAAGCCCcacagcagcacaactagctgACCCAGAGGTCACAGAAAGCCCcacagcagcacaactagctgACCCAGAGGTCACAGAGGAGGATATTGAGGCCTTGAacaagaagaaagagaagaggatgaaagacaggaaacaaAAGCAGAAGAAAAAGAAGGAAAAACAGACTGGTCCAGAACAGACTGGTCCAGAACAGACTGGTCCAGAACAGACTGGTCCAGAACAGACTGGTCCAGAACAGACTGGTCCTACCCAGAACAGATTGGTCCAGAACAGACTGGTTCAGAACAGACTGGTCCAGAACAGACTGGTCCTACCCCAGAACAGATTGGTCCAGAACAGACTGGTTCAGAACAGACTGGTCCAGAACAGACTGGTCCTACCCCAGAACAGATTGGTCCAGAACAGACTGGTCCAGAACAGACTGGTCCAGAACAGATTGGTCCAGAACAGACTGGTCCAGAACAGACTGGTCCAGAACAGACTGGTCCAGAACAGATTGGTCCAGAACAGACTGGTCCAGAACAGACTGGTCCTACCCCAGAACAGACTGGTCCAGAACAGACTGGCCCAGAACAGACTGGTCCAGAACAGACTGGTCCAGAACAGACTGGTCCAGAACAGACTGGTCCTACCCCAGAACAGACTGGTCCAGAACAGATTGGTCCAGAACAGATTGGTCCAGAACAGACTGGTCCAGAACAGACTGGTCCAGAACAGATTGGTCCAGAACAGACTGGTCCAGAACAGACTGGTCCAGAACAGATTGGTCCAGAACAGACTGGTCCAGAACAGACTGGTCCAGAACAGATTGGTCCAGAACAGATTGGTCCAGAACAGACTGGTCCAGAACAGACTGGTCCAGAACAGACTGGTCCAGAACAGATTGGTCCAGAACAGACTGGTCCAGAACAGATTGGTCCAGAACAGATTGGTCCAGAACAGACTGGTCCAGAACAGATTGGTCCAGAACAGACTGGTCCAGAACAGACTGGTCCAGAACAGATTGGTCCAGAACAGACTGGTCCAGAACAGACTGGTCCAGAACAGATTGGTCCAGAACAGATTGGTCCAGAACAGACTGGTCCTATCCCAGAACGGACAGAGATGTCAGTTACTGGGTCTACCACAGAACCACAGACAGAaccacagacagcaccacaaACAGAACCACAGACAGAACCACAGACAGAACCACAGACAGAACCACAGACAGAACCACGGACAGAGATGTCAGTTACTGGGTCTACCACAGAACTACAGACAGAACCACAGACAGAACCACAGACagaaccacagacagagatgTCAGTTACTGGGTCCACCACGGAACCACAGACAGGCTGGTTGGCTGCTCTCAGATCCCTCTCTCAGTCCGACCAACAGAACACAGTACAGAGAACTCCAGAACCCAG
- the LOC127911296 gene encoding proline-rich protein 36-like isoform X11, with the protein MPSHSDHRFIIDWDSGDVERDNTTRTVVKAPVGGGKRQDRDTNQNTRPGEVNFLSDSDKETKPNPVSDHQTKGTVPVKLIPDQFTDTPVIVADTHPVQVHIEASVQDSEYKAVEPSSIYDLVKASNMSGTQESPGPNDDTDPEPRVVQKAFSTTTTTTTESPTAAQLADPEREVTESPTAAQLADPEREVTESPTAAQLADPEREVTESPTAAQLADPEREVTESPTAAQLADPEREVTESPTAAQLADPEREVTESPTAAQLADPEVTESPTAAQLADPEREVTESPTAAQLADPEREVTESPTAAQLADPEREVTESPTAAQLADPEREVTESPTAAQLADPEREVTESPTAAQLADPEREVTESPTAAQLADPEREVTESPTAAQLADPEREVTESPTAAQLADPEREVTESPTAAQLADPEREVTESPTAAQLADPEVTESPTAAQLADPEVTESPTAAQLADPEVTESPTAAQLADPEVTESPTAAQLADPEVTESPTAAQLADPEVTESPTAAQLADPEVTESPTAAQLADPEVTESPTAAQLADPEVTESPTAAQLADPEVTEEDIEALNKKKEKRMKDRKQKQKKKKEKQTGPEQTGPEQTGPEQTGPEQTGPEQTGPTQNRLVQNRLVQNRLVQNRLVLPQNRLVQNRLVQNRLVQNRLVLPQNRLVQNRLVQNRLVQNRLVQNRLVQNRLVQNRLVQNRLVQNRLVQNRLVLPQNRLVQNRLAQNRLVQNRLVQNRLVQNRLVLPQNRLVQNRLVQNRLVQNRLVQNRLVQNRLVQNRLVQNRLVQNRLVQNRLVQNRLVQNRLVQNRLVQNRLVQNRLVQNRLVQNRLVQNRLVQNRLVQNRLVQNRLVQNRLVQNRLVQNRLVQNRLVQNRLVQNRLVQNRLVQNRLVQNRLVLSQNGQRCQLLGLPQNHRQNHRQHHKQNHRQNHRQNHRQNHRQNHGQRCQLLGLPQNYRQNHRQNHRQNHRQRCQLLGPPRNHRQAGWLLSDPSLSPTNRTQYRELQNPDLWSLWSLWSLL; encoded by the exons ATGCCATCTCATAGTGACCATCGCTTCATTATAGACTGGGATAGTGGGGATGTTGAGAGAGACAACACCACGAGGACTGTCGTTAAAGCCCCTGTTGGTGGGGGAAaaagacaggacagagatacaaaCCAAAACACCAGACCAGGAGAAGTCAACTTCCTGTCTGATTCAGACAAGGAGACCAAACCTAACCCAGTCTCAGACCACCAGACCAAAGGTACTGTCCCTGTCAAACTGATCCCAGACCAGTTCACAGACACTCCTGTCATAGTGGCTGACACTCACCCCGTTCAGGTCCATATCGAAGCCTCTGTACAGGATTCAGAATACAAGGCGGTTGAGCCGTCCTCGATTTATGACTTGGTCAAAGCCAGCAACATGAGTGGAACTCAGGAGAGTCCTGGTCCCAATGACGACACTGATCCTGAGCCTCGTGTGGTCCAGAAGGCCttcagtacaacaacaacaaccaccacagaaagccccacagcagcacaactagctgacccagagagagaggtcacagaaAGCCCCACGGCAGCACAACTAgctgacccagagagagaggtcacagaaAGCCCcacagcagcacaactagctgacccagagagagaggtcacagaaAGCCCCACGGCAGCACAACTAgctgacccagagagagaggtcacagaaAGCCCCACGGCAGCACAACTAgctgacccagagagagaggtcacagaaAGCCCCACGGCAGCACAACTAgctgacccagagagagaggtcacagaaAGCCCCACGGCAGCACAACTAGCTGACCCAGAGGTCACAGAAAGCCCcacagcagcacaactagctgacccagagagagaggtcacagaaAGCCCCACGGCAGCACAACTAgctgacccagagagagaggtcacagaaAGCCCCACGGCAGCACAACTAgctgacccagagagagaggtcacagaaAGCCCCACGGCAGCACAACTAgctgacccagagagagaggtcacagaaAGCCCCACGGCAGCACAACTAGCTGACCCAGAG agagaggtcacagaaAGCCCCACGGCAGCACAACTAgctgacccagagagagaggtcacagaaAGCCCcacagcagcacaactagctgacccagagagagaggtcacagaaAGCCCCACGGCAGCACAACTAgctgacccagagagagaggtcacagaaAGCCCcacagcagcacaactagctgacccagagagagaggtcacagaaAGCCCcacagcagcacaactagctgacccagagagagaggtcacagaaAGCCCcacagcagcacaactagctgACCCAGAGGTCACAGAAAGCCCcacagcagcacaactagctgACCCAGAGGTCACAGAAAGCCCCACGGCAGCACAACTAGCTGACCCAGAGGTCACAGAAAGCCCcacagcagcacaactagctgACCCAGAGGTCACAGAAAGCCCCACGGCAGCACAACTAGCTGACCCAGAGGTCACAGAAAGCCCcacagcagcacaactagctgACCCAGAGGTCACAGAAAGCCCcacagcagcacaactagctgACCCAGAGGTCACAGAAAGCCCcacagcagcacaactagctgACCCAGAGGTCACAGAAAGCCCcacagcagcacaactagctgACCCAGAGGTCACAGAAAGCCCcacagcagcacaactagctgACCCAGAGGTCACAGAGGAGGATATTGAGGCCTTGAacaagaagaaagagaagaggatgaaagacaggaaacaaAAGCAGAAGAAAAAGAAGGAAAAACAGACTGGTCCAGAACAGACTGGTCCAGAACAGACTGGTCCAGAACAGACTGGTCCAGAACAGACTGGTCCAGAACAGACTGGTCCTACCCAGAACAGATTGGTCCAGAACAGACTGGTTCAGAACAGACTGGTCCAGAACAGACTGGTCCTACCCCAGAACAGATTGGTCCAGAACAGACTGGTTCAGAACAGACTGGTCCAGAACAGACTGGTCCTACCCCAGAACAGATTGGTCCAGAACAGACTGGTCCAGAACAGACTGGTCCAGAACAGATTGGTCCAGAACAGACTGGTCCAGAACAGACTGGTCCAGAACAGACTGGTCCAGAACAGATTGGTCCAGAACAGACTGGTCCAGAACAGACTGGTCCTACCCCAGAACAGACTGGTCCAGAACAGACTGGCCCAGAACAGACTGGTCCAGAACAGACTGGTCCAGAACAGACTGGTCCAGAACAGACTGGTCCTACCCCAGAACAGACTGGTCCAGAACAGATTGGTCCAGAACAGATTGGTCCAGAACAGACTGGTCCAGAACAGACTGGTCCAGAACAGATTGGTCCAGAACAGACTGGTCCAGAACAGACTGGTCCAGAACAGATTGGTCCAGAACAGACTGGTCCAGAACAGACTGGTCCAGAACAGATTGGTCCAGAACAGATTGGTCCAGAACAGACTGGTCCAGAACAGACTGGTCCAGAACAGACTGGTCCAGAACAGATTGGTCCAGAACAGACTGGTCCAGAACAGATTGGTCCAGAACAGATTGGTCCAGAACAGACTGGTCCAGAACAGATTGGTCCAGAACAGACTGGTCCAGAACAGACTGGTCCAGAACAGATTGGTCCAGAACAGACTGGTCCAGAACAGACTGGTCCAGAACAGATTGGTCCAGAACAGATTGGTCCAGAACAGACTGGTCCTATCCCAGAACGGACAGAGATGTCAGTTACTGGGTCTACCACAGAACCACAGACAGAaccacagacagcaccacaaACAGAACCACAGACAGAACCACAGACAGAACCACAGACAGAACCACAGACAGAACCACGGACAGAGATGTCAGTTACTGGGTCTACCACAGAACTACAGACAGAACCACAGACAGAACCACAGACagaaccacagacagagatgTCAGTTACTGGGTCCACCACGGAACCACAGACAGGCTGGTTGGCTGCTCTCAGATCCCTCTCTCAGTCCGACCAACAGAACACAGTACAGAGAACTCCAGAACCCAG